The Cloeon dipterum chromosome 3, ieCloDipt1.1, whole genome shotgun sequence genome includes a region encoding these proteins:
- the LOC135938521 gene encoding suppressor of cytokine signaling 3-like isoform X1 gives MFAMPRFRYVCHRSLSCVAAFICCSSQARRSAGQLASLVLCQLPHVGGGCTAHPSHGGLGLVGFGNATPAGFTIMLTCPHCQQSFEGPAGSASDTTSRSVPPTCCCTAAPAAPFLRLFAGSGGIVVKNTSSTPHLQLSIQPHATGLQEPFSPTLQIVWPRPSPATINRHSASIIATRKALVKSGWYYKAFSGEESLIALKNCPPGTFLVRDSSDPEHLFSLSVQTTRGPTSVRLRYLDGEFRLDAQHHLAHHVPRFDCVLKLVEHYVQEGKETQRRLANRKYVNVLPTPEPGSQVWVDDSGRMHSPILLTQPLRCRVSTLQHLARLAINQRLQSRDLPALKLPKTTEDYLREYPYRQ, from the exons ATGTTTGCAATGCCTCGTTTTCGGTACGTGTGCCACCGCTCGCTCTCCTGTGTGGCCGCATTCATATGCTGCTCTTCGCAAGCGAG ACGCTCAGCAGGCCAACTGGCGTCCCTGGTGTTGTGCCAGTTGCCCCACGTGGGGGGCGGCTGTACTGCCCACCCCTCGCACGGAGGCCTGGGCCTCGTCGGATTCGGGAATGCCACCCCGGCCGGCTTCACCATCATGCTGACCTGCCCGCACTGCCAGCAGTCCTTTGAAGGGCCCGCCGGCAGCGCGTCCGACACCACCTCGAGGAGCGTGCCGCCCACATGCTGCTGCactgccgcccccgccgccccaTTTCTGCGGTTGTTCGCGGGCAGCGGCGGCATCGTAGTCAAGAACACGAGCAGCACTCCCCACCTGCAGTTGTCCATCCAGCCGCATGCGACGGGCCTGCAGGAACCCTTTTCGCCAACATTGCAGATCGTGTGGCCGCGACCCTCCCCCGCCACTATCAACCGCCATTCGGCCAGTATCATCGCAACCCGAAAAGCACTCGTTAAATCTGGATG GTATTACAAGGCGTTCAGTGGTGAAGAATCGCTAATCGCTCTCAAAAACTGTCCGCCTGGCACATTCCTGGTGCGCGATTCGTCTGACCCAGAGCACCTGTTCTCGCTGAGCGTTCAGACAACGCGAGGCCCAACCAGCGTGCGGCTCCGCTACCTCGACGGCGAGTTCCGGCTTGACGCACAGCACCATTTGGCGCACCATGTCCCCCGCTTTGACTGCGTCCTCAAACTCGTCGAGCACTACGTACAAGAGGGCAAAGAGACGCAACGCAGACTAGCTAACCGCAAGTACGTCAACGTCTTACCTACCCCAGAACCTGGAAGCCAAGTTTGG GTGGACGACTCAGGACGGATGCACTCACCAATCTTGCTAACGCAGCCGTTGAGATGCAGGGTCAGCACCCTGCAGCATCTGGCGCGCCTAGCCATAAATCAGAGACTGCAAAGCAGGGACCTGCCGGCCCTCAAGCTTCCGAAGACCACCGAGGACTACCTCAGGGAATATCCATATAGGCAGTGA
- the LOC135938521 gene encoding suppressor of cytokine signaling 3-like isoform X2 has protein sequence MLTCPHCQQSFEGPAGSASDTTSRSVPPTCCCTAAPAAPFLRLFAGSGGIVVKNTSSTPHLQLSIQPHATGLQEPFSPTLQIVWPRPSPATINRHSASIIATRKALVKSGWYYKAFSGEESLIALKNCPPGTFLVRDSSDPEHLFSLSVQTTRGPTSVRLRYLDGEFRLDAQHHLAHHVPRFDCVLKLVEHYVQEGKETQRRLANRKYVNVLPTPEPGSQVWVDDSGRMHSPILLTQPLRCRVSTLQHLARLAINQRLQSRDLPALKLPKTTEDYLREYPYRQ, from the exons ATGCTGACCTGCCCGCACTGCCAGCAGTCCTTTGAAGGGCCCGCCGGCAGCGCGTCCGACACCACCTCGAGGAGCGTGCCGCCCACATGCTGCTGCactgccgcccccgccgccccaTTTCTGCGGTTGTTCGCGGGCAGCGGCGGCATCGTAGTCAAGAACACGAGCAGCACTCCCCACCTGCAGTTGTCCATCCAGCCGCATGCGACGGGCCTGCAGGAACCCTTTTCGCCAACATTGCAGATCGTGTGGCCGCGACCCTCCCCCGCCACTATCAACCGCCATTCGGCCAGTATCATCGCAACCCGAAAAGCACTCGTTAAATCTGGATG GTATTACAAGGCGTTCAGTGGTGAAGAATCGCTAATCGCTCTCAAAAACTGTCCGCCTGGCACATTCCTGGTGCGCGATTCGTCTGACCCAGAGCACCTGTTCTCGCTGAGCGTTCAGACAACGCGAGGCCCAACCAGCGTGCGGCTCCGCTACCTCGACGGCGAGTTCCGGCTTGACGCACAGCACCATTTGGCGCACCATGTCCCCCGCTTTGACTGCGTCCTCAAACTCGTCGAGCACTACGTACAAGAGGGCAAAGAGACGCAACGCAGACTAGCTAACCGCAAGTACGTCAACGTCTTACCTACCCCAGAACCTGGAAGCCAAGTTTGG GTGGACGACTCAGGACGGATGCACTCACCAATCTTGCTAACGCAGCCGTTGAGATGCAGGGTCAGCACCCTGCAGCATCTGGCGCGCCTAGCCATAAATCAGAGACTGCAAAGCAGGGACCTGCCGGCCCTCAAGCTTCCGAAGACCACCGAGGACTACCTCAGGGAATATCCATATAGGCAGTGA